CTGATTTGACATGGTCAAGGCAAACGGAAACCGGAGTTACACACTTTAGGTCAGGGATGAGCCATGAGGATGAAAAATTGATACCTACTATATTTCGATACATAACAACGTGGGAAAACGAGTTTTTAGACTCTCGAAGAGTGTGGGCCGAATACGCTGCCAAAAGACATGAGGCCCTGCAGCAAAATCGCAGACTCGCATTTGAGGAATTGGAAGGTTCTTGGGATAGAGGTATACCAAGGATCAGCACCTTGTTTCAAAAGGATCGTCATGTCTTAGCCTATGACAGGGGGCATCGTGTACGCAGAGAATTCAAGAGTTTCTCATTAGAACGAAACAGTCCTTTTTGGTGGACGAATGCTCACCATGATGGTAAACTATGGAATTTAAATGCATATCGAACTGATGTGATACAGGCGCTTGGAGGCATAGAAACAATCTTGGAACATACTTTATTCAAGGGTACCGGATTCAGTTCTTGGGAGGGGCTTTTCTGGGAAAAAGCTTCAGGATTCGAGGACTCTATGCAATTCAAGAAACTTACGCACGCTCAAAGGACTGGCCTGAGTCAGATCCCCAACCGTCGATTTACTTTGTGGTGGTCACCTACAATCAATAGGGCCAATGTTTACGTTGGATTTCTGGTCCAGCTAGATCTTACTGGGATATTTCTGCATGGAAAGATTCCGACCTTGAAGATTTCTCTGATACAGATTTTCCGTGCGCATCTGTGGCAAAAAATCCATGAAAGCATCGTCTTTGATGTCTGTCAGATATTGGACGGTGAGTTGGATGTGCTTCAGATTGAAACAGTGACTAAGGAGGCAGTTCATCCGCGTAAATCTTACAAAatgaattcttcagctgcgGATGTTACCATGACCAGCATGTATCAGTGGGCTGTATCTAAACCTTCGTTACTACACGATTCGAAGGATTCTTTCGATGCTACTTATTCAAAGAAAATGTGGTTCGATGTCCAGCTGCGGTATGGTGACTATGATTCTCACGACATATCAAGGTATGTTCGTGCTAAGTTTCTTGACTACACCACTGATAATGTCAGTATGTACCCATCGGCAACAGGTGTCATGATTGGGATCGATCTCGCTTATAACATGTATGATGCTTACGGAAATTGGTTTAGCGGTCTGAAACCTCTGGTTCAGAATGGTATGCGAACCATCATGAAAGCCAATCCTGCCCTGTATGTTTTACGTGAGCGCATCAGGAAAGGTCTTCAGATATACCAGTCAAATATCCAAGAGCCGTTCCtcaactcatcgaactACGCAGAGCTATTCAGTAACGACGTTAAGCTCTTTGTTGATGATACGAACGTATACAGGGTAGCAGTTCACAGAACGCTGGAGGGCAATGTCGCGACGAAAGCTATAAATGGCTGTGTTTTTACCTTGAATCCCAAAACTGGCCATCTCTTTTTAAAAATCATCCATACCTCAGTTTGGGCAGGTCAGAAGCGTTTGAGTCAGCTAGCCAAATGGAAGACCGCGGAAGAGGTGAGTGCACTGATCAGGTCCTTACCTAAGGAAGAGCAGCCCAAGCAAATAATTGTTACTCGTAAAGCTATGCTTGATCCATTAGAGGTACACATGTTAGACTTTCCCAACATTGCAATTAGACCTACTGAGCTGAGATTGCccttttctgcttctaTGGCTATCGACAAACTGTCAGATGTGGTTCTGAAAGCGACAGAACCGCAAATGGTACTTTTCAACATTTATGACGATTGGCTGGAGAGGGTTTCCTCATACACTGCATTTTCAAGGctgattcttcttttgagGGGCCTGAAAACGGATGAAGAACAAGCGAAAATGATCCTACTTGGTGATCCGACAATTCCTATAAAGCCTCACCACCTGTGGCCTTCATTTTCTGACGAGAAATGGATCGAAATTGAAGCTAAGATGCGTGATTTGATTTTAGGTGCCTATGGAAAGAAGTACAACGTCAACATTTCTGCTTTGACCCAAACTGAAATCAAGGACTTGATACTGGGGCAGAATATCAAGGCGCCTTCGGTCAAGAGGCAGAAAATGGCTGAGCTTGAGGCGGCGAGGATTGAGGATCATGCTGATAGTCTCGATGCCGGAGCATCTAGCGTTATGAAAACTAAGACTGTCAATGCCCAGGGTGAGGAAATAGTCGTCGTTACCTCAGCAAATTACGAAAACGAAGCGTTCTCATCGAAAAACGAATGGAGGAAAAACGCCATTGCGAACAGTTTGTTATACTTGAAGCTTAACAACATATACGTTGCGTCGGACGACTTCATTGAGGAGAAGGACGTTTTCGTCCTGCCGAGAAATTTGCTAAAGAAGTTTATCGAGATATCGGATGTGAAAATTCAAGTTGCCGCCTACATGTATGGCTGCTCTTCACCAGAGCACCCGAATGTCAAAGAAATACGTACTATAGCTCTGTGTCCGCAATTGGGAAATGGCAACTCAGTTCGAATCTGCAAGCCTCCTATCACTGAAGATCAACCagagctcgaagatctgCAACTGCTGGGCTGGGTTCACACTCAGACTCAGGACCTGAAATTCATGACAGCACCTGAAGTAACAACACATACAAGGGTATTTGCGTCCCACTTCAAGGAAAAAATAGATTTAACTGTCTGCCTGTTACCAGGTTGTGTGTCCCTTGCAGCGTACAACTTGACTGATGAGGGTTACAACTGGGGCACTCAAAACCAAGGTGTGGCCGACATCATATCAGAAGGCTTTGATCCAGGCTTTAGCGAGCACGCTCAGCTTCTACTTTCCGAGAGGTTCATGGGAAACTTCTTGGTTCCATCCAGTGATTTCTGGAACTATACTTTCATGGGAGCAAGCTTCACCGAAGAGCTGCGGTATGACATGAAGATCGGCATCCCGTTGGAGTTCTACAACGAGACACATCGTATCACccattttctgcaattcAGCGCTACCAATGAGGATGAAGCCGTCGAcgctgaacaagaagatcCATTCGCCTGAGAAAACGCCAATTATGTTCCACGCAATTGTAAAACTATGTAGATATTTTTGCGAAGTATGCTTATATCTTCATCGTAGTCTTTAGCTGTAACCTTATCTCATCGAGTGGAAAATGGAACAAAAGAACTCGATGAAGACATAAAACATGAAGAACGCAGCGGGAGCGCAACATAGAGAGAATTAGATGAGCAATAAGTTACATCTACAGGTGATGGAAACATTTAGCAATCGACTGTTACGCAAAAGAGACGCATTACTGCGAAGCATTTCGAAGTCCGATAAGCGTCGAGACGATGGACAAGAAGTAAGACAGCAACTTTCAGTGGAGCGAGATTCCGGCCACAATAATCTTACAGTTGCGGTCCACCGTTCAGTTAGAAACCTTATTAAGTTAGGCTTCACCTTTTCACAAATTGTCGAAGGATCAGGAGTTAGCGACGCTTTCCTGAGGCAAGCATTTAGAGAGCTCTCTTTAGATCTGCCGAATGCgaagcagctggaggagcCCCGGGATGATCGCAATTCCACTGGCTATCTTAAACCGAGATTCACCGTGCCGAAGGAAGACAACAATCCCAACTCCCTACCGGAGGGATCGAATCAAGACACTGAGAAACAAACAAGGAGGATGATTGAGCCGGAGCTGCGGCTGTTCATGCTAAAAACGCGACTAGAGATCAATAGGCTGCGATCTCTCGCGAAACAGCCTGAACTTGCCGAGCAACTCAAACAAGATGACGCTCAAtcagcaattggaaaactAAAAAATgcgatcttctcaaaccTCCAggacttcttcaatgagATTGAGGTAGCTGATCCTGTTAGAACTTCAACTCGAAACGACGAGACTCCCAAAAGAGCTCACGGTGATATAAACTTAACATTGGAACGATCACGGAAGAGAGCCAAGACCCAGAATCTCCGCGACATGAAAGGAGACCCTAATGCTAAAGAAAACGTCGAAGTCAGTCAAAAGACGGACCCGTCAATGGTATGTGACTCAATGCACCACCGGGCTTAAGCAAATTACTAACTTTATCCTCTCCACCTCGCAAACGCTTACTTTCGGCTTGCTAAGCTGCGAACTTGCCGAAGCGGGCCTTCAGGAGCTGTACAGTCAAACACGCGGCCATTCGTACCGTATCGACCCGTAATTGCCAGCCGCGTAGCGAGAAGCCGGTGATCGACACATTGCTTCCTACCGTGGCCAGTTTTTTCTAGCAATGAGCAAAGATCTGACTAGAACacttgaaagatgaaattgcCAGCCATTGGAGCACGGTATGGCCGTTCCATCAAGCACTCTCTTGCTTATATAGTTTGGCAGTATTCTTATAGCTGAGGTCACATGACATGGTATTACTATTTAGAGGTGCGGAAGTGAAGGAAGATCAGATCTTACACAATGATCACCATTAGGAGACTCAGTTTTGAGGACGAGAAGCACTCTTTGTACCGGCTGGCAGTCCTATCGTCTGCTCAAGTGGTCTCCTGAGTGTTAAGATGCCGACAACAccagaaaagaagagatccGGACATCTGGTAGCGTCGCCTGAAGGCGGAATCTCGGCGGCAACCAAAAAACCAAGTACTGGCGGCTCGAAACGGAAGAGGAAATATCAATTTGCCCCTGTTGACACGCTCGGAAACCGAAGTAACGATGAATCGAATGTTCTCCGAGCAATTTCGGTGTCTCAGGTAAGAAACAGCACGGTAACTAAGTCATCGcggcaagaaaagaaagcCAGCGAGTCTAAACTGCGCGGTTCTGCCCCAATAGCCAAGGCTAAACATGATGCAAGAGAATCTAGGGTAGCGACTGGTGGAGAGGACGGCATGCCAAGCGAAAAGGTGATCTGGCAATATTCGCCTGTGCGAGAGGAGCATTCGGATAAAGTTGGCAGTTCATATGAAAATTCTGAAGATTGGATGGAACCCGATAGATTCGAGGAACCATCTTCCACTCCGATGCCTAGAAGGCTGAAGAGCGTTCTGAGTTTTGCAAATATTAGTGAACGCGAGCAAACAGATAATGCATGTCCTATGTCTGTTCCAGCTCGGATCTCGACAAGATCTAGGGGTACTACAGAAAGCTTGAGGGAGTCCTTAAGGGACATCGATGATATTTTGGATGATATGGAGGGAGAACTGACACTAAAGCCGAATGTGCCCAAGATGAGTCAAATACCGTCTTCTCCGAGCCGAATGCGGGAGCAGGAGAAGGGGGACACAGCAGATAAAAAATCTGAAGGGGATTGCGCTTACGCGTCGAGCGATGGAGATGATTCGTTGATCAATATTTTGACGGAAAAAAAGTCTGAAAGGCAAAATAGTGCAAGACCACTTACTGATTCAGATCTACTAGACGATTCCCTGGTAGATTACTTCAATGAGATAAATAACAGAAAGGCTGGGGAGTGCTGCGAGGACGACATAGGTAATGTCGAGGCGCGGCTGTCACAGAGCTTAAGAATTCCTGAGACTGACTCACGGCAGGAGCCCGAGGCAAAAATGGACGGGTACATAAAGCTGGCCGGCTTCCCTAGCCGACGGAAAGGTGTAGAGAGGTTCGTGGTTACAAAGACTGCTGAAGTGAGTCTTCCGAAGATCGGGCGTCAGAAAATATTATCTTGTATTGATGAACATGGGAAGAATACCTCTGTCATTGTACGACACCCATGGATATACTTGGAGTTTGAGGAAGGAGACGTCATACACATTGTTGAGGGTCAGAACTTTGAGAATAAAAAACTGCTATCGGATGATAAAGACCCCACGACGCAGCTTGTGAATGATAATCTATTGATACTAAACCCTGATTTGCTTCTTTCCGCAACCGAAGTAGGAGGGTCCGTCGAATGTTTAAGAAGAGCGGTCCTCCAGTCAGTATTAGAAGATTCGAGAGGTGAACCAAGTATTGCCATGATAGTTGGTAATATTGTTCATGAGCTATTACAAAGTGCCTTGATTAACATGGTGAACAATAAGACGCTTACGATGGACTTCTTAGAGAAAAAACTTGATTCACTGTTACAAACATTCTCATTTGCTATCTTGTTATGCAATGCAAGTATAAAAACCGTCAGGAAGGAAATAACTGAAATGcacttgaagaacattcACAACCTTCTTACTAGATATGTGAAACAAGGGAATTATGGTTGCTATGTGTCTGTGTCTGGTACAAGGAAAACCGATCCACTGTCGATAGCGAACGTCATTGACACAGAGGAAAGTGTCTGGTCGCCGATATATGGCCTTAAAGGTTTTCTAGATGTGACATTAGACGTTCTTTGTAAGAAGACACGGTCAATAGTACCTCTCGAGGTGAAAACGGGCAAAAGCAAAAGCATCTCACATGAAGCCCAGGGACTCATCTACACCCTTCTGCTCAATGACAAGTATGAGGTTCcttttgatttttttctcttACTGTACACTAGACACAATGAAATGATAAAACATCCTTATATGCTTCATTCAATCAAGCATGTCCTCATGTTTAGAAACCAAATGGCAACTAAACTGAAATACAGGTTAAAGGAATTCAAAAAAGGTGGACCAATCGGCGATATTTGGCCTCCACTTTTGCAGAGCTCTTTTTGTGATTCCTGCCACTTGAAAGCTCCCTGCATGGTGATAAACAATTTACTCGAAGATGGTACCGCAGAATCAAGCGGTCTTAAGACAGAAGACTACGAATATCTGACCAACCACCTGGTGGCTAACCATTCTGAAAATAGTCGCTTCTTAAAAAAATACAACGAACTAATAACTCAGGAAGAGTCCTCAATACAATTCATCAACAAAAGCCTTTTCCTTCTAAGCAGCGAAGCTCACGAATCGCAAGGTGGTCATTGCCTCGCAAATCTGAAAGTTGTAAGCTCTACAAATAATCCACTGGATAATAGTTCTTTCCTTCATGTTTTTGCTAGGACTAAAGAAGGTTTGCAGTCGATGCTTTACGCTCAGCTGTCCAAAAATGATAGAGTTACCATTAGTGATGAGTCAGGGCATTTCTGCATCACACAGGGAGTCATAGTGGATATCAAGGCCGATTCAGTAACAATTTCGGCGAGGAGGAAGGTTCTTAACAACAGAATTCCCGCCCAAAAGTCCAGTGGATTGACCAACATAGTCAGCGCAGTTGATGACAGAACAAGCATAGAATCCTTACTGAGGATTCAAAACATGGTTTCTTATCGCATCGACAAGAATGAAGCTCAACAAGGTTTGGCGTTAGCGCGGTTCAGTCTGTTGAACCTTTTTCTGCCCCCAGTGCAATCTGGACAAGTAATAATTGATGAAGGCACGAATGAACTGCGATCCGTGAAAAGATCTGACGGTGGAGATGCACGAATGCGTGCTTTTCTCGTGGACAAAGTGGCACCTCGCTTTTTAACTGATAACGAGTCCCCACTTATCGCAAAGGCAAGACAAACTCTAACACAATTCAATAGCGACCAAATCAAAGCGATAGAGAATGTCCTGAGGGCCCAAGATTATGCCTTGATTTTGGGCATGCCGGGCACTGGTAAAACAACTGTTATTGCTGAGATAATCAAGATTTTGGTCGATGCTGGAAAGAGCATATTATTAACCTCTTATACCCATTCGGCTGTCGATAACGTCTTATTGAAATTGCGAGCGACAAATATCAAAATTGCCCGACTCGGGAGGAAGCATAAGATACTCCCTGAAGTCCAACAATATCAGCCTAATTTCGAGGCTTTCGAAACATACGAGGAATAcattgaagagatcaacAGCCTTTCTGTGGTGGCCACCACATGCCTCGGAATCAGCGATGTTCTGTTTTCATTGCGAGAAAAGGATTTCGACTACGTGATTCTGGATGAAGCCAGTCAGATATCAATGCCGATAGCTCTCGCGCCATTAAGATTAGGCGAGAAATTTATCATGGTCGGTGATCACCACCAGTTGCCGCCTCTAGTTAAGAATGAAGCCGCCCGCGTCGGTGGACTGGAGCAATCGTTGTTCAAAATACTCTGCGACGATCATCCTCAAAGCGTCAGTGAGCTAACAATTCAATACCGGATGTGCGAGGATATCATGGCTTTGTCCAACTTTCTGATATACCAAAAGAAGTTGAAATGCGGAAGCGACCAGGTTCGTGACCAAACTTTTAACATTTCGTCCATCGGAAAACTGACACGTTTTCGAACGAATAGCAATCATCAGCCCTGGCTTGAGGACATACTGGACCCGCAGAGAAGGGTGATTTTTTTAAATTACGATAATTGTActgactttgaagagactTCCGAGTCTGACAACATAACTAATGAGGGTGAAGTCAGGATAATCCAGCAGTGCTTAAAAGGGATGGCGAAATGCGGAGTGAATCCCGCAGATATAGGTATTTTGACTTTGTACCGGGCCCAACTGCATCTTCTGAAGAGGACGTTTCAGGGTCCGAAATGGGCTAACCTGGAAATACTAACCGCTGACCAGTTTCAGGGTCGTGACAAGGATTGTATCATCGTATCTATGGTAAGAAGTAATACAAGGAATAATGCAGGCTCATTATTGAAGGAATTACGACGGGTTAATGTCGCGATGACCAGAGCAAAGTCAAAACTTATCATAGCAGGTTCCAAAGAGACAATTGGCTCACTTCCTCAAATCAGAGACTTTATTAATCTGCTTAAAGAGCGCGATTGGATTTATGATCTTGCATCGAATTTTCTACAGGCCTACAACTTTGGCGACGATGGCGAATCGAGgactgatgaagaataCTCACCGAAAAACTCCCAAACAAGAACTACGGGCGCTAGGAACCTAAGCAGCCAGTCAAGGATATTCAAAGACACACCTATTGTTCGCCAGGCCATTTCTGAGATCTGACTGATTCAAGTTTATGCACACAGATCCATTTATGCGCGGGCGATCTGTTTGTGGATCTGTATCCACGAAACCTCAAGCTATGCTTGACTCTTTTTCAGCTCAGAGTAAGAATAATACAAGGCGCCCCCCAGCATATCAAAAGCCGTGCTTTCCTGCGCCTCGGCTTGGCTACTTCATAATATCCGCAGGTGCTTTTGTTGTCATTTCGAACTCTGTGCTTCCCGCACATTTTCAGGATATGGACGCTAATCAAGTGCGCGCATCGGAAAAACCGCAAAAGCGCCTGAAATAGTAAATGCCGGGACCTCAACCCTCTAAGGAGCATACTGAGCCAGTATCGTCGGTCGTTATAGGTTATAGGCATTCGTCGCACGATTGCCTTTCGCGAGGGCCGTGGAAGCTAACCATTTTTCGAACGGCAGCTCGGAGCAATGACCGGAGTTCGGCCAATAGCTAGGTGCAATTGAATCTCGCGCATGATTTTTCGCATGGAAATTACTCATCGAGAGGCCGTAACGACGGACCCATTTCTATCCCCGTAAAATTGCCGTGATCGGGATGTGAGGAATGTCTCGGATGCCGACCGCTCCTGCAGAGCTGAGTTGTTGGAATAAATAACAACGGTGGGCAAGAAGCAGGATAAATGGTAGTTGAGTGGTGTACAAAGAGTAGCTAGGCCATTGAGGACCCAGGTGCCTCGTGAGGACGCGTTTCGTCTCGAACGTTCTGGGTGAATCTAATCCGCGACTTTTGATACTTCAACGGATATCCGCATATCTTTTTACTCATCTGTGGCTCGTGATCTGCCTTGGGCCTCGGAGTTATTAAGGGCTAACTATAGTGGTGAAGTTACAAGGACCTACATCCTACACTGCCACTTAATAAGGGACGTTCATCAAGTTTAGGTCAACCATTCCTGCATGTTTTCTTTTTGCTTTCAATGACCGTTAAGCCCATGGAGAAAGGAAATAGAAAAAGTTTGAAGCGATACGGTGAGCCTGGGTCCGACGAGAACCAGGTATCAGCCTCGTCGAGCAATTGCTCAACCCCGAGATCATGTACTAATTCGGCAAGCACCTCCCTAGACGCCGacttttcgaagatctcTCTTTCGGGGTCGTCTATGAACTCGCAGCTGGAGGCACTCGCGAATACAAATTTACTAACTGTGAGAATAAAGCTTGCTGATCGAGGTGACGATGCATCTGATGAGATGCAGGGCATTGTGTCCGAGCTGGAGGCTGTGTGCCATCACCACAAGGGGACGTTTGTGAATGCTGCTAACATTGAGCCATATGAATACCTAGCCGATAGTAGGAGGTTGAACGTCATTGAAGAGCATAAAGATATTTATATCTTCGAGAGTGGGAACGTTGAGTTTGCAAGCGCCAGCTCAAGTGATAGCAAGGAGACACCGTATAATTACGATAAAGTTATTCAGGTTCAGTTCAAAAGATTTAACGTACTCAAGTCGGTTTGCAATGTGGTTCAAAATATCTTAAAAAGTAAAAATGAGTTAATTGAGAAATGGTCTATTAGTTACAACGGGCATGCACTGGCACAACCAGGCAACCTTTACGTGAAAGGAGTGCCGAAAGATATGCTGCTGGACCAGGTTATTCCCATCTTTTCCAAGTTTGGTCCAGTTTCATGTCTCAAAATTATATGCGATAATGTAACTGGTGAGTCACTCGGCTATGGTTTTGTTTCATATCCGTTGGGTTCTCAGGCATCCAGATGCATAAGCGAATTGAATGGTAAGAAACTGGGTTCCAGTACATTGTTCATCAATTTCCACATTGAGAGGAAAGAGAGGGAGCGAATCTATCGAGACaacatcaaggaaaataGCGATGACGAGAAGTTCAGGGGCGTTTTTGTCGGGAACCTGCCCGTTCTTAATTCTAACAATGAAGTTCTAACCCCGGAAGATgtcatcaagcttttcCGCGAGCGATTAGCACCATTAATGACGGATCTTGTCATCGAGTCCGTGTATTTTCCTAGGAAAATCAGACCGGGCGGTTCTCAGTTTCTTTCGGAGATCGACACAGAAGtggaaaatgaagctgCGAAGTACGAGAAATCGGCTGAGGAGGGGTGTGAGGCCATCGACGACACTAAACGGTACTGTCCTCAACATGATGACAATCCCTTTAAAAATTACGGATTCATCAAGTTTGCAAACCATGCACAAGCCGTGAAAGCCATAGAGGTATTCAACGATTTCGAATGGCTAGGCCGTAAGCTTGTGGTTAACAAGGCCGCTCAAAACAAAGCACAGGCCTATCATCATAAGAAACCGCTAATTTCGACTGGCTTTGGGAATAGAGGTGATAATAACTATTATCCTGCTCCGAACTTGTATGGGTTATATGGCGGGCTTGGGAACTTGTTCTTCCCTTATGTCAATTCTATGGGTTCACTTTCAGCGTCATCCTCGGACGATACAGATCTGTCAGATAGCGAAGCTGCATATCCTTTGAACCGATCTCGAAGTGCTGGCCCGTACAGCCCCGCTTTTCAGACTTTTGAGCAGATGCCCAGTCCTGCCCAAGCTTTCGATCCTTCTGCTACCGGTGGTACTGTATTCCCAATGAATGCATACGGGATTATTTCTCAAAGCCCACCGTTTGCATTGCCGCTACCGACTCGGGACCAGCAGGAGTCGAATCTATATGTCAAGCATATTCCATTATCTTGGAAGGATGAGGACCTCTACGACTTCTATCAAGTATTTGGAGACATAATCAGCGCCAAGATTATAACAATAGGAGGCGGTAAAGGCCGGAATTGCGAGGGCCAAAGTTCGCCAATTTCTAATGCAGTTAATCGTGATCCGAACCATCCAGGAACTTCTAGAGGATATGGTTTTGTTTGCTTCAAGAATCCGCTGGATGCATCGCGCGCTATTCTGGCGACGAACAACTTTCCATTGTCACACGCTCACATCCTTCATGTATCTTTTGCGCAAAAACGAGCAAGATTCGGCCAAAGCGGTGTAGGTTCAGGTCATGGCCAACGCGCAAACCCCGATAGTCATCCATTCAATCCAAAATTAGCATCAAACAGAGCGTCTTTCAACGAACATTCTAGAGGTCAGATTAATGTCAAGTTCCTGAATGCCATGAGGCAACAAAGACCAAGTACTGGCGGACCTATGCCCAGCAACTTCTTGCCTCGCGGCGGCGCTTGGGCAGGTGTACCCATAGCTCCGCCTTCGGTATCCCATGCGTTGCCTTCAGCTCCTTTTGTGCCGTCAAGCGCTAACACctctctgatgatgagggaGCCCTATGTGATGCATCATCCGAACTCGAGatctgatgatgatgaggcCGATGACGGGATTTCAGTCTGATCGGCACTTCAAGATAACCGTTTGTACATATTAATGCATTTTATTTAAAGCAAAACCTGACATAGTCGGTCGTTAGAATTACAAAATTGCTATTATACAAATCAATTGTTAAGCGAGCCACATCATTTCATGGTTTGGGTATCGTAGATGTGGGTCCCATTCTATCACAGTTCTGGAGATGGGCATGGCGTGCAAGTGTTGACTTGAATCTCAATGCTCTGTAGCGTTCTTCTCGCCATTACCTATCGATAGGGCTTTGACCCAAGATGGAGTTTAGCATCATTTAATTTAGTTATCCGTCGAATTGCTATTCGAAAAGCCTGCCATTGGGAGCTCGCCTGTCGATGAGGCAAccaattcttccttcaaaacTTGAAGGCTCTTTATGTAACGGTCATAGTTGGTCTTGTGGTCCTTTTCTTGCGCAGAATCTCTGGAAAGATCACCACATAGTGATGGCAGAACATCAGCGACTGTAGCGAGCGATTTCCTTAAAATCTGCAGATTATTCTCTAGACGTTGATGATAATCGCTAATTGGACAAACGTCTGCGGCATTGGAGGATACCACTGAGGAGCTGGGCGTTGTATAAGACCCCAGAGGACCGGGCGCGTGAGGGAAAGGTGATTGGTACTGGAAAGCATTCAGAGAATATAGAGGGCTTGATGATCTGTATTGCACCGGCGCCGGTGCGGGCGTGGACGAAGCTGTAGATGACGGAGCGGTCGGCGCCGCTGATTGCTGGATTACCTCCGGTAGCGAGATAGTTCGGGATCTCGCTATCAGATGCTCCTTGCGGTGCAAGTGTGGCAGCAgcggctgctgttgctgctgaggTTCCTGTTTTTGCAAGCCGAGCGCCGCCGGCGGCAGCAAGGGCAAAGAAGCATAGTGTCGACGATCatactgctgctgctgctccgCCAGCGGCGCCGACGCATCTTGACCACCATAACCAGAGCCGTTTGCAGACCCGACGTAGTTTATACAAACCGTGGATAGCACGTTTTTCCTCTTGCCATCCCTGCCGACTCCAGTGCTCTTACGCTGGATCTTCTTGAGCGTCGCAACATCAGCGTCCTTCCTGAAGTGGCCCTGGGGATGGCTGAAAGACCACAACACTTCGCTGCGGTCCTTCGAGCCGCCACTCCTACCAGCTGCCGCGCTTTCCGGCGCCGTAGTGATCTTGTGGAACCCGTACATGTGAAGCTGGCGAACAAAACTGCTAACAT
Above is a genomic segment from Torulaspora globosa chromosome 1, complete sequence containing:
- the RIE1 gene encoding Rie1p (ancestral locus Anc_5.76), which encodes MTVKPMEKGNRKSLKRYGEPGSDENQVSASSSNCSTPRSCTNSASTSLDADFSKISLSGSSMNSQLEALANTNLLTVRIKLADRGDDASDEMQGIVSELEAVCHHHKGTFVNAANIEPYEYLADSRRLNVIEEHKDIYIFESGNVEFASASSSDSKETPYNYDKVIQVQFKRFNVLKSVCNVVQNILKSKNELIEKWSISYNGHALAQPGNLYVKGVPKDMLLDQVIPIFSKFGPVSCLKIICDNVTGESLGYGFVSYPLGSQASRCISELNGKKLGSSTLFINFHIERKERERIYRDNIKENSDDEKFRGVFVGNLPVLNSNNEVLTPEDVIKLFRERLAPLMTDLVIESVYFPRKIRPGGSQFLSEIDTEVENEAAKYEKSAEEGCEAIDDTKRYCPQHDDNPFKNYGFIKFANHAQAVKAIEVFNDFEWLGRKLVVNKAAQNKAQAYHHKKPLISTGFGNRGDNNYYPAPNLYGLYGGLGNLFFPYVNSMGSLSASSSDDTDLSDSEAAYPLNRSRSAGPYSPAFQTFEQMPSPAQAFDPSATGGTVFPMNAYGIISQSPPFALPLPTRDQQESNLYVKHIPLSWKDEDLYDFYQVFGDIISAKIITIGGGKGRNCEGQSSPISNAVNRDPNHPGTSRGYGFVCFKNPLDASRAILATNNFPLSHAHILHVSFAQKRARFGQSGVGSGHGQRANPDSHPFNPKLASNRASFNEHSRGQINVKFLNAMRQQRPSTGGPMPSNFLPRGGAWAGVPIAPPSVSHALPSAPFVPSSANTSLMMREPYVMHHPNSRSDDDEADDGISV
- the MGA1 gene encoding Mga1p (ancestral locus Anc_5.77) codes for the protein MHSKTFIHQLHAILSESHLREWIKWSEEDDATFVLKPYDSGFSRMVLKRYFKHGNVSSFVRQLHMYGFHKITTAPESAAAGRSGGSKDRSEVLWSFSHPQGHFRKDADVATLKKIQRKSTGVGRDGKRKNVLSTVCINYVGSANGSGYGGQDASAPLAEQQQQYDRRHYASLPLLPPAALGLQKQEPQQQQQPLLPHLHRKEHLIARSRTISLPEVIQQSAAPTAPSSTASSTPAPAPVQYRSSSPLYSLNAFQYQSPFPHAPGPLGSYTTPSSSVVSSNAADVCPISDYHQRLENNLQILRKSLATVADVLPSLCGDLSRDSAQEKDHKTNYDRYIKSLQVLKEELVASSTGELPMAGFSNSNSTDN